Proteins encoded within one genomic window of Burkholderiaceae bacterium:
- a CDS encoding Phospholipid ABC transporter permease protein MlaE — translation MSWAGPSDLGFAVRCKLADIGRATRLFARLLALAGPSFRRFGLIRDQVHFLGNYSLAIITVSGLFVGFVLALQGYYTLQRYGSSEALGLLVALSLVRELGPVITALLFAGRAGTSLTAGIGLMKAGEQLSAMEMMAVDPVSRILAPRFWGGVIAMPLLAAVFSAVGVIGGWVVGVVMIGIDPGAFWSQMQGGVDVWNDVGNGVLKSLVFGLAVTFIALLQGFEAVPTPEGVSRATTRTVVMASLTVLGLDFILTALMFSV, via the coding sequence ATGAGCTGGGCCGGCCCGTCCGACCTCGGCTTTGCAGTGCGCTGCAAGCTGGCCGACATCGGGCGCGCGACGCGGCTGTTCGCGCGGCTGCTCGCGCTCGCCGGCCCGAGCTTTCGCCGCTTCGGGCTGATCCGCGATCAGGTTCATTTCCTCGGCAACTACTCGCTCGCGATCATCACCGTCTCCGGCCTGTTCGTCGGCTTCGTGCTCGCATTGCAGGGCTACTACACGCTGCAGCGCTATGGATCCTCCGAGGCGCTGGGTCTCTTGGTCGCGCTGAGCCTGGTGCGCGAGCTCGGGCCAGTGATCACCGCGCTGCTGTTCGCCGGGCGCGCCGGCACCTCGCTGACCGCGGGCATCGGACTGATGAAGGCCGGCGAGCAGCTGTCGGCGATGGAGATGATGGCGGTCGATCCGGTCAGCCGCATCCTCGCGCCGCGCTTCTGGGGCGGCGTGATCGCGATGCCGCTGCTGGCAGCGGTGTTCAGCGCGGTCGGCGTGATCGGCGGCTGGGTGGTCGGCGTCGTGATGATCGGCATCGACCCGGGCGCGTTCTGGAGCCAGATGCAGGGCGGGGTCGATGTGTGGAACGATGTCGGCAACGGCGTGCTCAAGAGCCTGGTGTTCGGCCTGGCGGTGACCTTCATCGCGCTGCTGCAGGGTTTCGAGGCGGTGCCGACGCCCGAGGGCGTTTCGCGCGCGACCACGCGCACGGTGGTGATGGCGTCGCTGACGGTGCTCGGTCTGGACTTCATCCTCACTGCGCTGATGTTCAGTGTCTGA
- a CDS encoding Phospholipid ABC transporter ATP-binding protein MlaF: MDSKGSDPIVDIRHLCFGYGERLVLDDISFTVPRGKVTALMGASGGGKTTVLRLIGGQQRAQRGELLVNGADVARMDPAALYAARRRMGVLFQFGALFTDLNVFENVAFPLREHTDLPEPLIRDIVLMKLGAVGLRGARALMPSEISGGMARRVALARAIALDPELVMYDEPFAGLDPISLGTAARLIRQLNDAMGLTSIVVSHDLDETFRIADQVIVLANGKIAAQGTPDAVRHGEDPLVRQFVNALPDGPVHFHYPGPTIEQDFGAEPSRRRRP, encoded by the coding sequence ATGGATAGCAAAGGCTCCGACCCGATCGTCGACATCCGGCACCTGTGCTTCGGCTACGGTGAGCGGTTGGTGCTGGACGACATTTCGTTCACCGTGCCACGCGGCAAGGTGACGGCGCTGATGGGTGCGTCGGGCGGCGGCAAGACCACGGTGCTGCGCCTGATCGGCGGCCAGCAGCGGGCGCAGCGCGGCGAGCTGCTGGTGAACGGGGCCGACGTGGCCCGGATGGACCCGGCTGCACTGTATGCGGCGCGCCGGCGCATGGGCGTGCTGTTTCAGTTCGGCGCGCTGTTCACCGATCTGAACGTGTTCGAGAACGTCGCGTTCCCGCTGCGCGAGCACACCGACCTGCCCGAGCCGCTGATCCGCGACATCGTGCTGATGAAGCTTGGCGCAGTCGGCCTGCGCGGGGCGCGCGCGCTGATGCCGTCCGAGATCTCCGGCGGCATGGCGCGCCGGGTCGCGCTGGCGCGCGCGATCGCGCTCGACCCGGAACTGGTGATGTACGACGAGCCGTTCGCCGGGCTCGACCCGATTTCGCTCGGCACCGCGGCGCGGCTGATCCGACAGCTCAACGACGCGATGGGTCTGACCAGCATCGTGGTCTCGCACGACCTGGATGAGACCTTCCGCATCGCGGACCAGGTGATCGTGCTGGCCAACGGCAAGATCGCCGCGCAGGGCACGCCCGACGCGGTGCGGCACGGCGAGGATCCGCTGGTGCGGCAGTTCGTCAACGCGCTGCCGGACGGGCCGGTGCATTTCCACTATCCGGGCCCGACGATAGAGCAGGACTTCGGCGCCGAGCCGTCGCGACGGAGGCGGCCATGA
- a CDS encoding Glutamate synthase [NADPH] small chain: MGKITGFMEFARVEESYAPVAERVKNYHEFVAGLETAQARIQAARCMDCGTPTCSNGCPVNNIIPDFNDLVYNDDWKNAFTVLDSTNNFPDFTGRICPAPCEAACVLNINDDPVGIKSLERAIIDRAWAEGWVTPQFPKHRTGKRVAVVGSGPAGMAGAQQLARAGHDVTLFEKNDRIGGLLRYGIPDFKMEKTHIDRRVDQMQKEGVRFRTGVLVGALTNDTKVQNDAKETVTPEQLRREFDAVLLTGGAEQSRDLPVPGRDLTGIHFAMEFLPQQNKVNAGGKVKGQISAAGKHVIVIGGGDTGSDCVGTSNRHGAKSVTQFELLPQPPLHENGPLTWPYWPIKLRTSSSHEEGCEREFAIATKSFAGEKGRVTGLATVQVEWKDGWMTEVAGTERVFPAELVLLAMGFVAPVASVLDAFGIERDARGNAKAGTDVIGGYATSVPGVFAAGDMRRGQSLVVWAIREGRQAARAVDEFLMGYSELPR, translated from the coding sequence ATGGGAAAGATCACTGGCTTCATGGAATTCGCGCGCGTCGAAGAGAGCTACGCGCCGGTTGCCGAGCGTGTCAAGAACTACCACGAGTTCGTCGCAGGGCTGGAAACCGCGCAGGCGCGGATCCAGGCCGCGCGCTGCATGGATTGCGGCACGCCGACCTGCAGCAACGGATGCCCGGTCAACAACATCATCCCCGACTTCAACGACCTCGTTTACAACGACGACTGGAAGAACGCATTCACGGTCCTCGATTCGACCAACAACTTTCCCGACTTCACCGGCCGCATCTGCCCGGCGCCGTGCGAGGCGGCCTGCGTGCTCAACATCAACGACGATCCGGTCGGCATCAAGTCGCTGGAGCGCGCGATCATCGACCGCGCCTGGGCCGAAGGCTGGGTCACGCCGCAGTTTCCGAAGCACCGCACCGGCAAGAGGGTGGCCGTGGTCGGCTCCGGCCCGGCCGGCATGGCGGGGGCGCAGCAGCTCGCGCGCGCCGGCCACGACGTGACGCTGTTCGAGAAGAACGACCGGATCGGCGGCCTGCTGCGCTACGGCATTCCCGATTTCAAGATGGAGAAGACGCATATCGACCGCCGCGTCGACCAGATGCAAAAGGAAGGCGTGCGCTTTCGCACCGGCGTGCTGGTCGGCGCGCTCACCAATGACACCAAGGTGCAGAACGACGCGAAGGAGACGGTCACGCCCGAGCAGTTGCGCCGCGAATTCGACGCGGTGCTGCTCACTGGCGGCGCCGAGCAGTCGCGCGATCTGCCGGTGCCGGGGCGCGACCTGACCGGCATCCATTTCGCGATGGAGTTCCTGCCGCAGCAGAACAAGGTCAACGCCGGCGGCAAGGTCAAGGGACAGATCTCGGCCGCCGGCAAGCACGTGATCGTGATTGGCGGCGGCGACACCGGCTCGGACTGCGTCGGCACCAGCAATCGCCATGGCGCGAAGAGCGTGACCCAGTTCGAACTGCTGCCGCAGCCGCCGCTGCACGAGAACGGGCCGCTGACCTGGCCGTACTGGCCGATCAAGCTGCGCACTAGCTCCAGCCACGAGGAGGGCTGCGAGCGCGAGTTCGCGATCGCGACGAAGTCGTTCGCCGGCGAGAAGGGGCGCGTCACCGGCCTTGCGACGGTGCAGGTCGAATGGAAGGACGGCTGGATGACCGAAGTTGCCGGCACCGAGCGCGTGTTTCCGGCCGAACTGGTGCTGCTTGCGATGGGCTTCGTCGCGCCGGTCGCCAGCGTGCTCGACGCGTTCGGCATCGAGCGCGACGCACGCGGCAATGCGAAGGCCGGCACCGACGTGATTGGCGGCTACGCGACCAGCGTGCCCGGCGTGTTCGCGGCCGGCGACATGCGCCGCGGGCAGAGTCTGGTCGTGTGGGCGATTCGTGAGGGTCGGCAGGCGGCACGGGCCGTTGACGAGTTTCTAATGGGCTACTCCGAGTTGCCCCGGTAG